From Pyxidicoccus xibeiensis, the proteins below share one genomic window:
- a CDS encoding PilZ domain-containing protein, with the protein MNTNVRLKVAYKTPQSLVGEYTRSVGQGGVTLETRRSLPLGTRFTFELHAGGVPRPVEVLGEVVQVVPRESQRYLLTVRYGVGKDRTALDAILQRIFSEQEQTGLRRFPRLPLHLRALEAEPFSPVFVVRDISRGGVGLEVEAPALPRKVKVGTPFLLEMDLQGGPLMLHGEVVWTSTVPKKHSQTVTPGFGATFGRLRPEMQKRLDALMALESLPPAPWKARVSFGMDAVTRMP; encoded by the coding sequence GTGAATACGAACGTGCGACTGAAGGTGGCCTACAAGACGCCGCAGTCCCTGGTGGGGGAGTACACACGCAGCGTCGGGCAGGGGGGCGTCACGCTGGAGACGCGCCGCAGCCTTCCGCTGGGGACCCGCTTCACCTTCGAGCTGCACGCCGGAGGTGTGCCCAGGCCCGTGGAGGTGCTGGGCGAGGTCGTCCAGGTGGTGCCCCGCGAGTCCCAGCGCTACCTGCTCACCGTGCGCTACGGCGTGGGCAAGGACCGCACGGCGCTGGATGCCATCCTCCAGCGCATCTTCTCCGAGCAGGAGCAGACGGGGCTGCGCCGCTTCCCGCGCCTGCCGCTGCACCTGCGCGCGCTGGAGGCGGAGCCCTTCTCGCCCGTCTTCGTGGTGCGGGACATCTCGCGCGGCGGCGTGGGCCTGGAGGTGGAGGCCCCGGCGCTGCCTCGCAAGGTGAAGGTGGGCACGCCCTTCCTCCTGGAGATGGACCTCCAGGGCGGGCCGCTGATGCTCCACGGCGAGGTGGTGTGGACGTCCACGGTGCCCAAGAAGCATTCGCAGACGGTGACGCCGGGCTTCGGCGCCACCTTCGGGCGGCTGCGGCCGGAGATGCAGAAGCGCCTGGACGCGCTGATGGCCCTGGAGTCGCTGCCCCCCGCGCCCTGGAAGGCGCGGGTGAGCTTTGGCATGGATGCCGTGACGCGGATGCCCTGA
- the murD gene encoding UDP-N-acetylmuramoyl-L-alanine--D-glutamate ligase, producing MTLSLSGQKVLVYGLAKSGVAALRLLRQHGAQVTALDARADDALGEVGREVKALGATLVTGPTPPGLLASQDLVVVSPGVPLALPEIEAARAAGVAVWGEVELASRFLTDVPLFGITGTNGKSTTTALTGELFLRGGKRTFVGGNLGRPFSEAAMAPGDWDALVVELSSFQLEGIRTLRPRGAAILNLTPDHLDRYATHADYGAAKARIFQNQLAGQNPLGQNPRGTDFAVVNADDADVMGLARAAKVPVYGFTVAGRPVVDAPGLAGLAVAEEGGFRLDFLGERYRLANRALRGAHNAQNAMAAALLARLGGVASDGVQAGLDSYPGLPHRLESVRVLDGVEWVNDSKATNVDSVLVALRAFKGDLWLIAGGKGKGAPYAPMVDEGRGKVKGVLTIGNDADALARAYAGQAPVHACGTLDAAVAKARELARAGDTVLLSPACASYDQFKNFEDRGDTFKRLVKAL from the coding sequence ATGACGTTGTCGCTGTCCGGGCAGAAGGTGCTGGTGTACGGGCTCGCGAAGAGCGGTGTGGCGGCGCTGCGCCTCCTCCGCCAGCACGGCGCGCAGGTGACGGCGCTGGACGCGCGCGCCGACGACGCGCTGGGCGAGGTGGGCCGCGAGGTGAAGGCCCTGGGCGCAACGCTCGTCACCGGGCCCACGCCTCCGGGGCTGCTGGCCTCGCAGGACCTGGTGGTGGTGAGCCCCGGCGTGCCGCTGGCGCTGCCGGAAATCGAGGCCGCGCGCGCGGCGGGCGTGGCGGTGTGGGGCGAGGTGGAGCTGGCCTCGCGCTTCCTCACCGACGTGCCGCTGTTCGGCATCACCGGCACCAACGGGAAGAGCACCACCACGGCGCTCACCGGCGAGCTGTTTCTGCGCGGCGGCAAGCGCACCTTCGTGGGCGGCAACCTGGGGCGGCCCTTCTCCGAGGCCGCCATGGCGCCCGGCGACTGGGACGCGCTGGTGGTGGAGCTGTCCAGCTTCCAGCTCGAGGGCATCCGCACCCTGCGCCCGCGCGGCGCGGCCATCCTCAACCTCACGCCGGACCACCTGGACCGCTACGCAACCCACGCGGACTACGGCGCGGCCAAGGCGCGGATATTCCAGAACCAGCTGGCGGGCCAGAACCCGCTGGGGCAGAACCCGCGGGGCACCGACTTCGCGGTGGTGAACGCGGACGACGCGGACGTCATGGGCCTGGCGCGCGCGGCGAAGGTGCCGGTGTACGGCTTCACCGTCGCGGGCAGGCCGGTGGTGGACGCGCCGGGGCTGGCGGGGCTCGCGGTGGCGGAGGAGGGCGGCTTCCGGCTGGACTTCCTGGGCGAGCGCTACCGGCTGGCCAACCGCGCGCTGCGCGGGGCGCACAACGCGCAGAACGCGATGGCGGCGGCGCTGCTGGCGCGGCTGGGCGGCGTGGCCTCCGACGGCGTGCAGGCGGGCCTGGACAGCTACCCGGGCCTGCCGCACCGGCTGGAGAGCGTGCGGGTGCTGGACGGGGTGGAGTGGGTGAACGACTCCAAGGCCACCAACGTGGACTCCGTGCTGGTGGCGCTGCGCGCCTTCAAGGGCGACCTCTGGCTGATTGCCGGAGGCAAGGGCAAAGGCGCGCCCTACGCGCCCATGGTCGACGAGGGGCGGGGCAAGGTGAAGGGCGTGCTCACCATCGGCAATGACGCGGACGCGCTCGCCAGGGCGTATGCGGGCCAGGCGCCGGTGCACGCGTGCGGCACGCTGGACGCCGC
- the mraY gene encoding phospho-N-acetylmuramoyl-pentapeptide-transferase, with the protein MLYLLYELIQNSEAGRVLNFLRYPTFRIIAAGVFALVLGMLIGPRLIARLRLKQHGQSNVREDTPDTHQKKKGTPTMGGALILICIAAGTLLFADLKHRVVWVMLLLTFGYGFIGFLDDWLKLSKRNSKGLPGRYKMVLQTVFYLVAVFGLLTTWTQPDGSFGPTLLINTKLTLPFIPTRWFNPDLGWFYVFFAWIVIVGTSNAVNLTDGLDGLAIVPTIVSAITFAVLCYVAGTTLSIAEAETVGGVSKLVATPVYQYLGILQVPGGAELAVFCAAIVGAGISFLWFNTYPASVFMGDIGSLALGGALGGLSVLSKNEVVSAIIHGIFFAEALSVMIQVASFKMTGKRVFKMAPVHHHFELKGLAEPKIIVRFWIVSILCGGVALLSLKLR; encoded by the coding sequence GTGCTGTACCTCCTCTACGAGCTCATCCAGAACTCGGAGGCCGGGCGCGTCCTCAACTTCCTGCGCTACCCGACCTTCCGCATCATCGCCGCGGGCGTCTTCGCGCTCGTGCTCGGCATGCTCATCGGCCCCCGGCTCATCGCCCGCCTGCGGCTGAAGCAGCACGGGCAGAGCAACGTGCGCGAGGACACGCCGGACACGCACCAGAAGAAGAAGGGCACGCCCACCATGGGTGGCGCGCTCATCCTCATCTGCATCGCCGCCGGCACCCTGCTGTTCGCGGACCTGAAGCACCGCGTGGTGTGGGTGATGCTGCTCTTGACGTTCGGCTACGGCTTCATCGGCTTCCTGGACGACTGGCTCAAGCTGTCCAAGCGCAACTCGAAGGGCCTGCCCGGCCGGTACAAGATGGTGCTGCAGACCGTCTTCTACCTGGTGGCCGTGTTCGGCCTGCTGACGACCTGGACGCAGCCGGACGGCTCCTTCGGGCCCACGCTGCTCATCAACACGAAGCTGACGCTGCCCTTCATCCCCACGCGCTGGTTCAACCCGGACCTGGGCTGGTTCTACGTCTTCTTCGCGTGGATCGTCATCGTCGGCACGTCCAACGCGGTGAATCTCACGGACGGCCTGGACGGCCTGGCCATCGTTCCCACCATCGTCTCCGCGATTACGTTCGCCGTGCTCTGCTACGTGGCGGGCACCACGCTGAGCATCGCGGAGGCGGAGACGGTGGGCGGCGTGTCCAAGCTGGTGGCCACGCCCGTCTACCAGTACCTGGGCATCCTCCAGGTGCCGGGCGGCGCGGAGCTGGCCGTGTTCTGCGCGGCGATTGTGGGCGCGGGCATCTCGTTCCTCTGGTTCAACACGTATCCGGCCTCCGTCTTCATGGGCGACATCGGCTCGCTGGCGCTGGGTGGCGCGCTGGGCGGGCTGTCGGTGCTGTCCAAGAACGAGGTGGTGTCCGCCATCATCCACGGCATCTTCTTCGCGGAGGCGCTGAGCGTGATGATTCAGGTGGCCTCCTTCAAGATGACGGGCAAGCGCGTCTTCAAGATGGCGCCGGTCCACCACCACTTCGAGCTCAAGGGACTGGCCGAGCCGAAGATCATCGTCCGTTTCTGGATCGTCTCCATCCTCTGTGGTGGCGTGGCGCTCCTGTCGCTCAAGCTCCGCTGA
- a CDS encoding UDP-N-acetylmuramoyl-tripeptide--D-alanyl-D-alanine ligase, which yields MPARFNDEEVVQATGATRRGGPAPAAFTAVCTDTRALTPGCLFVALVGERFDAHAFVDAAAKGGAAGAVVARGRPLPPLPEGFALYEVEDTLMGLGALGRHHRQRFKIPLCAVGGSNGKTTTKEMVGAILATRGPALKTEGNLNNEVGVPLTLFRLEPQHVAAVIEVGMNRPGEIERLTRVVRPDAGVITVVQPEHLEGLGSLEGVAEAEGELFRELGPEATVVVNVDDALIPAQAARSKAKRLTFGRAEGADVRLASVETRGREGMVATVRYSGRDWPVRLHFIGPHNAQNATAAFALALALGYTPDECVKGLEAARPYARRLNVVDGKNGVTVIDDCYNANPASMDAALETLGTLVPVGGRAVVVLGDMLELGPGELEEHARLGGRVPGHARLAAFFGPRSVKGWETASMGDSAAHFTEVEPLVAWLSSRLRPGDVVLVKASRGMRLERVVAALTGAPVPGGNH from the coding sequence ATGCCAGCCCGATTCAACGACGAAGAGGTGGTGCAGGCGACCGGGGCGACCCGGCGCGGCGGCCCGGCCCCGGCCGCCTTCACGGCGGTCTGCACCGACACGCGGGCACTCACCCCGGGGTGCCTCTTCGTGGCGCTGGTCGGGGAGCGCTTCGACGCCCACGCCTTCGTGGACGCCGCGGCGAAGGGTGGGGCGGCGGGCGCGGTGGTGGCGCGCGGCCGGCCGCTGCCTCCACTTCCGGAGGGCTTTGCCCTCTACGAGGTGGAGGACACGCTGATGGGGCTGGGGGCCCTGGGCCGCCACCACCGGCAGCGCTTCAAGATTCCGCTGTGCGCCGTGGGTGGCTCCAACGGGAAGACGACCACCAAGGAGATGGTGGGCGCCATCCTCGCCACGCGCGGCCCCGCGCTGAAGACGGAGGGCAACCTCAACAACGAGGTGGGCGTCCCGCTGACGCTGTTCCGGCTGGAGCCCCAGCACGTGGCGGCCGTCATCGAAGTGGGGATGAACCGCCCGGGCGAAATCGAGCGGCTCACCCGCGTGGTGCGGCCGGACGCCGGTGTCATCACCGTCGTCCAGCCCGAGCACCTGGAGGGGCTGGGCAGCCTCGAGGGCGTGGCCGAGGCGGAAGGGGAGTTGTTCCGCGAGCTGGGCCCCGAGGCCACGGTGGTCGTCAACGTGGACGACGCGCTCATCCCGGCGCAGGCCGCGCGCAGCAAGGCGAAGCGGCTGACCTTCGGCCGGGCCGAGGGCGCGGACGTGCGGCTCGCGAGCGTGGAGACGCGGGGCCGCGAGGGCATGGTGGCCACGGTGCGCTACTCGGGCCGTGACTGGCCGGTGCGGCTGCACTTCATCGGGCCGCACAACGCGCAGAACGCCACGGCGGCCTTCGCGCTGGCGCTGGCGCTGGGCTACACGCCGGACGAGTGCGTGAAGGGCCTGGAGGCGGCGCGGCCGTACGCGCGGCGCCTCAACGTGGTGGACGGGAAGAACGGCGTGACGGTCATCGACGACTGCTACAACGCCAACCCCGCCTCCATGGACGCGGCGCTGGAGACGCTGGGCACGCTGGTGCCCGTCGGCGGCCGGGCCGTGGTGGTGCTGGGAGACATGCTGGAATTGGGCCCCGGCGAGCTGGAGGAGCACGCGCGCCTGGGCGGGCGCGTCCCCGGCCACGCGCGGCTGGCGGCCTTCTTCGGTCCCCGCTCCGTCAAGGGGTGGGAGACCGCATCCATGGGTGATTCCGCCGCCCACTTCACCGAGGTGGAGCCGCTGGTGGCGTGGCTGTCGTCGCGGCTGCGCCCGGGTGACGTGGTGCTGGTGAAGGCCAGCCGCGGCATGCGGCTGGAACGGGTGGTGGCGGCCCTGACGGGCGCCCCGGTCCCCGGAGGAAACCACTAG
- the ftsL gene encoding cell division protein FtsL has product MSLVTSRPSSTRGSVSVAGVLLHLLPAVLFFSLFAAVGFLHVTSRVLVVDMGYRLSRAEAESRTLTRENDRLKLELATLKAPTRLERVAREQLGMAMPKGGAVVSLSAEKPARGSPQAAARDGEAPGVRVAGRAGGATR; this is encoded by the coding sequence ATGAGCCTGGTGACATCCCGACCCTCTTCCACGCGGGGCTCCGTCTCCGTCGCGGGCGTGCTGCTGCACCTGCTGCCCGCCGTCCTCTTCTTCTCCCTGTTCGCCGCGGTGGGCTTCCTCCACGTCACCAGCCGCGTGCTGGTGGTGGACATGGGCTACCGCCTGTCGCGCGCGGAGGCGGAGAGCCGCACCCTCACGCGGGAGAACGACCGGCTGAAGCTGGAATTGGCCACCCTCAAGGCCCCGACGCGGCTGGAGCGCGTGGCCCGCGAGCAGCTGGGCATGGCCATGCCCAAGGGCGGCGCGGTGGTGTCGCTGTCCGCCGAGAAGCCGGCCCGGGGCAGCCCCCAGGCGGCGGCGCGTGATGGGGAGGCGCCCGGCGTGCGCGTGGCCGGGCGGGCCGGAGGGGCCACGCGGTGA
- a CDS encoding STAS domain-containing protein has protein sequence MNQVLEVRRRAADATVGTDRVETLMLEGELGEQDLLQLCDELTRKLHRGVRQVVLDFGDVGHLNYRGVKPLMARAEAFRRTGGDLKLSGLSPYLAAIFRAAGAHDTFEIYPHMNDARAAFALARAPFV, from the coding sequence ATGAACCAGGTTCTGGAGGTGCGGCGACGGGCGGCGGACGCGACGGTGGGAACCGACCGCGTGGAGACGCTCATGCTCGAGGGCGAGCTGGGCGAGCAGGACCTGCTCCAGCTGTGCGACGAGCTGACCCGCAAGCTGCACCGGGGCGTGCGCCAGGTGGTGCTGGACTTCGGCGACGTGGGCCACCTGAACTACCGGGGCGTCAAGCCGCTGATGGCCCGGGCCGAGGCGTTCCGCCGCACCGGCGGCGACTTGAAGCTGTCCGGCCTGTCGCCGTACCTGGCCGCCATCTTCCGCGCGGCCGGCGCCCACGACACCTTCGAAATCTACCCTCATATGAACGACGCCCGGGCGGCCTTCGCGCTCGCGCGGGCCCCGTTCGTCTGA
- the rsmH gene encoding 16S rRNA (cytosine(1402)-N(4))-methyltransferase RsmH yields the protein MGAVDFQHQTVLLREAVDLLQPGVGKVIIDGTLGGGGHTEALLARGATVVGVDRDPVALAAATARLGVNPRFQARQGNFAELLRVAGDVLPVDGVLVDLGVSSPQLDVAERGFSFAKDGPLDMRMGDEGPTAAELIASTDERDLAHLLKEYGEEPFARPIARELKKALPTRTLEAVEVVKRAVPRKAWPTRINVATRTFQALRMAVNGELEALDALLAAIPRLLKVGGRAGIIAFHSLEDRKVKEAFRDLVGRCTCPPGLPVCACGYSGAFALVTKKAVAASEEEVEANPRSRSAHLRVVEKLR from the coding sequence GTGGGGGCCGTGGACTTCCAGCACCAGACCGTCCTCCTGCGGGAAGCAGTGGACTTGCTCCAACCGGGAGTGGGGAAGGTGATCATCGACGGCACACTGGGCGGCGGTGGCCACACGGAGGCGCTCCTGGCCCGGGGCGCCACCGTGGTGGGCGTGGACCGCGACCCGGTGGCGCTCGCCGCCGCCACCGCCCGGCTGGGCGTCAACCCGCGCTTCCAGGCCCGGCAGGGCAACTTCGCGGAGCTGCTCCGGGTGGCCGGGGACGTGCTCCCGGTGGACGGCGTGCTGGTGGACCTGGGCGTGTCGTCCCCGCAGCTGGACGTGGCCGAGCGCGGCTTCTCCTTCGCCAAGGACGGCCCGCTGGACATGCGCATGGGCGACGAGGGCCCCACCGCCGCCGAGCTGATCGCCTCCACGGACGAGCGCGACCTGGCGCACCTGCTCAAGGAGTACGGTGAGGAGCCCTTCGCGCGCCCCATCGCCCGCGAGCTGAAGAAGGCGCTGCCCACGCGCACCCTGGAGGCCGTCGAGGTGGTGAAGCGGGCGGTGCCGCGCAAGGCGTGGCCCACGCGCATCAACGTCGCAACCCGGACGTTCCAGGCGCTGCGCATGGCCGTCAACGGAGAGCTGGAGGCGCTGGACGCGCTGCTGGCCGCCATCCCCCGGCTCCTCAAGGTGGGCGGCCGCGCCGGCATCATCGCCTTCCACTCGCTGGAGGACCGGAAGGTGAAGGAGGCGTTCCGCGACCTGGTGGGCCGGTGCACCTGCCCGCCCGGGCTGCCGGTGTGCGCCTGTGGCTACTCGGGCGCGTTCGCCCTGGTGACGAAGAAGGCCGTGGCCGCCTCGGAGGAAGAGGTGGAGGCCAACCCCCGCTCTCGCAGCGCGCACCTGCGCGTGGTGGAGAAACTCCGATGA
- the mraZ gene encoding division/cell wall cluster transcriptional repressor MraZ, protein MFRGVYEHQIDAKGRTSLPAKLRETLVGAYDERLILTTALDRCLHAYPVREWEALEASLAKRNPMEPGVKTLMRLYVASAQECPLDKLGRLLIPPSLRSYAGLEKDVVWAGMVKVIELWSLEGWAKAQEEARQEATSADVMKVLSELRQS, encoded by the coding sequence GTGTTCCGAGGCGTCTATGAGCACCAGATCGACGCAAAGGGGCGGACGAGCCTCCCGGCGAAGCTCCGGGAGACGCTGGTGGGCGCCTACGACGAGCGCCTCATCCTCACGACGGCGCTGGACAGGTGCCTCCACGCCTACCCGGTCCGGGAGTGGGAGGCGCTGGAGGCGTCGCTCGCCAAGCGCAACCCGATGGAGCCCGGGGTGAAGACGCTGATGCGCCTGTACGTGGCCAGCGCGCAGGAGTGCCCGCTGGACAAGCTGGGGCGCCTGCTCATCCCGCCGTCGCTCCGCTCCTACGCGGGGCTGGAGAAGGACGTGGTGTGGGCGGGGATGGTGAAGGTCATCGAGCTGTGGAGTCTCGAGGGCTGGGCGAAGGCGCAGGAGGAGGCCCGCCAGGAGGCGACCTCCGCGGACGTGATGAAGGTGCTCTCAGAGCTGCGCCAGAGTTAG
- a CDS encoding penicillin-binding protein, which yields MRDFKATRAPEPNAKWLALRVKLLFGLFLTLLGVAFGRAVQLQVFEQEKLRGLAQDQYVRQIEIPARRGDIFDRRGTPLAQSVEVDSIWVDPSMLPDVRAASRALAKALKMDADEMAARLGRARRFAWVKRQAKPQEVAAVKALGLPGFGFTKEPKRFYPQRELGAHVVGTVGLDGRGLEGLELAFEDELSGQSARTSGFRDAKGRKLLVQGALDPLERQGAAVTLTVDRHLQYVTERALAKAVEDAKAVAGMAVVLDPKTGELLAIANHPRFNPNTPESSSRTNMRNRAALDTIEPGSTMKPFVVAAALEQKAITPDSVFFCENGAWPVGRHTINDTHSYGWLAPRGILQVSSNICMAKIAQAMGREKLVSGYHAFGFAERSGLSLPGEGRGVIPFPKAEVALATQSFGQGLTATVVQIAAAYGALANDGVLMRPYLVSKVVDPDGVVLLENRPTEVRRVVSAKVARQVVGMLESVVTKEGTAPRAAMEEYRVAGKTGTAQKADPVARGYSDKRIASFAGVVPAESPRAVILVVVDEPKTDVYGGLVAAPAFKEIATAAMAHLAVPPSRTVAPEVAVAAVSPASGAAKPVAPKAAVPARPALAEAVTETPEPGTVRVPDVQGQVGREAVVKLLAAALEPQVTGSGRVVSQTPAAGALVEKGARVTLELATRQ from the coding sequence GTGAGGGACTTCAAGGCGACGCGGGCTCCCGAGCCCAACGCGAAGTGGCTGGCGCTGCGGGTCAAGCTCCTGTTCGGCCTCTTCCTGACGCTGCTGGGCGTCGCCTTCGGTCGCGCGGTACAGCTCCAGGTCTTCGAGCAGGAGAAGCTGCGCGGGCTGGCGCAGGACCAGTACGTCCGCCAGATTGAAATCCCCGCGCGCCGGGGCGACATCTTCGACCGGCGTGGCACCCCGCTGGCCCAGAGCGTGGAGGTGGACTCCATCTGGGTGGACCCCTCCATGCTGCCGGACGTGCGGGCCGCGTCGCGCGCGCTGGCCAAGGCGCTGAAGATGGACGCGGACGAGATGGCCGCGCGCCTGGGGCGGGCCAGGCGCTTCGCGTGGGTGAAGCGCCAGGCGAAGCCCCAGGAGGTGGCCGCGGTGAAGGCGCTGGGCCTGCCCGGCTTCGGCTTCACCAAGGAGCCCAAGCGCTTCTACCCGCAGCGCGAGCTGGGCGCGCACGTGGTGGGCACGGTGGGCCTGGACGGCCGGGGCCTGGAGGGCCTGGAGCTGGCCTTCGAGGACGAGCTGTCCGGGCAGAGCGCGCGCACCTCCGGCTTCCGCGACGCCAAGGGCCGCAAGCTGCTGGTGCAGGGCGCCCTGGACCCGCTGGAGCGCCAGGGCGCCGCCGTCACCCTGACGGTGGACCGCCACCTCCAGTACGTGACGGAGCGGGCGCTGGCGAAGGCCGTGGAGGACGCGAAGGCCGTGGCCGGCATGGCCGTGGTGCTGGACCCGAAGACGGGCGAGCTGCTGGCCATCGCCAACCACCCGCGCTTCAACCCCAACACCCCCGAGTCCAGCTCGCGCACCAACATGCGCAACCGCGCCGCCCTGGACACCATCGAGCCCGGCTCCACGATGAAGCCCTTCGTGGTGGCCGCCGCGCTGGAGCAGAAGGCGATTACCCCCGACAGCGTCTTCTTCTGTGAGAACGGCGCCTGGCCGGTGGGCCGCCACACCATCAACGACACCCACTCGTACGGCTGGCTGGCCCCCCGCGGCATCCTCCAGGTGTCCTCCAACATCTGCATGGCGAAGATTGCCCAGGCCATGGGGCGCGAGAAGCTGGTATCCGGCTACCACGCCTTCGGCTTCGCCGAGCGCAGCGGCCTGTCCCTTCCCGGTGAAGGGCGCGGCGTCATCCCCTTCCCGAAGGCGGAGGTGGCGCTGGCCACCCAGTCCTTCGGCCAGGGCCTGACGGCCACGGTGGTGCAGATTGCGGCCGCCTATGGTGCGCTGGCGAACGATGGCGTGCTGATGCGGCCCTACCTCGTGTCGAAAGTGGTCGACCCGGACGGGGTAGTCCTGCTGGAAAACCGCCCCACGGAGGTGCGCCGGGTGGTATCCGCGAAGGTGGCCCGGCAGGTGGTGGGCATGCTCGAGAGTGTAGTGACCAAGGAAGGGACCGCCCCCAGGGCCGCCATGGAGGAGTACAGGGTGGCGGGCAAGACGGGCACGGCCCAGAAGGCGGACCCGGTGGCACGGGGGTACTCGGACAAGCGAATCGCTTCCTTTGCTGGCGTGGTGCCGGCCGAGTCACCGCGCGCCGTGATTCTTGTCGTAGTGGACGAACCCAAGACGGACGTATACGGGGGGCTCGTGGCTGCCCCTGCTTTCAAGGAAATTGCGACCGCCGCCATGGCCCACCTGGCCGTGCCACCGTCCCGGACGGTGGCGCCCGAGGTGGCCGTGGCCGCCGTGTCCCCCGCGTCAGGCGCGGCGAAGCCGGTGGCCCCCAAGGCCGCCGTGCCCGCCCGGCCGGCGCTGGCGGAGGCGGTGACGGAGACCCCGGAGCCCGGCACGGTACGTGTGCCGGATGTCCAGGGACAGGTAGGACGAGAGGCCGTGGTGAAGCTGCTCGCCGCGGCCCTGGAGCCACAGGTAACAGGCAGTGGACGTGTGGTGTCTCAAACCCCCGCCGCCGGCGCACTGGTGGAGAAGGGGGCCCGGGTGACGCTGGAGCTCGCCACGCGGCAATAA
- a CDS encoding UDP-N-acetylmuramoyl-L-alanyl-D-glutamate--2,6-diaminopimelate ligase, whose amino-acid sequence MKLTDVLAGCGAEQTSGGRSAVDVTGVTQDSRRVKTGDLFVAIPGTKEDGAQFIGEAVSRGAVAVVSEKPVPSSQVPFFKVSNARKALALIAANFYGRPAEQLTLLGVTGTNGKTTTTYLLEAMSTAAYASTGVIGTLGYKFSGKTVESANTTPDPLELHRIFREMVDAGVETVIMEVSSHALAQERVHGLTFKAAGFSNLSRDHLDYHKDMEDYFQAKRKLFAENLSATGVAVVNGDDTYASRIYNELRGQKRMAWKFSRLGNGEISASDVSFTLQGIKGTLKTPAGDIPIKSKLLGPHNLENILLAAGIGLGAGFARRDVQEGIERMTPVAGRMERVENYGPGGAPAVLVDYAHTDDALKRALEASRSLAKGRVITVFGCGGDRDKGKRPLMGAVAAEAADLAIVTSDNPRTEDPEEIISQVTPGLEKGGLRRISAGKAKSGEKGYLVDPDRRAAIEQAINLASADDVVLIAGKGHETYQQVGAEKHTFDDRQVAAKALANRTPATPGTPA is encoded by the coding sequence ATGAAGCTGACGGATGTCCTCGCAGGATGTGGAGCCGAGCAGACCTCGGGCGGCCGTTCCGCGGTTGACGTCACGGGTGTGACGCAGGACTCGCGGCGCGTGAAGACGGGGGACCTCTTCGTCGCCATTCCTGGCACGAAGGAGGATGGAGCCCAGTTCATCGGTGAAGCCGTGTCCCGTGGCGCCGTGGCGGTGGTTTCCGAGAAGCCGGTGCCCTCGTCGCAGGTGCCGTTCTTCAAGGTGAGCAACGCGCGAAAGGCGCTGGCGCTCATCGCCGCCAACTTCTACGGCCGTCCCGCCGAGCAGCTGACGCTGCTGGGCGTCACCGGGACGAACGGGAAGACGACGACGACGTACCTGCTGGAGGCCATGAGCACGGCCGCCTACGCCTCGACGGGAGTCATTGGAACGCTGGGCTACAAGTTCTCCGGCAAGACGGTGGAGAGCGCGAACACGACGCCGGACCCGCTGGAACTGCACCGCATCTTCCGGGAGATGGTCGACGCGGGCGTGGAGACGGTCATCATGGAGGTGTCCAGCCACGCGCTCGCGCAGGAGCGCGTGCACGGGCTCACCTTCAAGGCGGCCGGCTTCTCCAACCTGAGCCGGGACCACCTCGACTACCACAAGGACATGGAGGACTACTTCCAGGCGAAGCGGAAGCTCTTCGCGGAGAACCTGTCCGCCACCGGCGTGGCCGTGGTCAACGGTGACGACACCTACGCCAGCCGCATCTACAACGAGCTGCGCGGCCAGAAGCGCATGGCGTGGAAGTTCAGCCGCCTGGGCAACGGGGAGATTTCCGCCTCGGACGTGAGCTTCACGCTCCAGGGCATCAAGGGCACGCTGAAGACGCCCGCGGGCGACATCCCCATCAAGAGCAAGCTCTTGGGGCCCCACAACCTGGAGAACATCCTCCTGGCGGCGGGCATCGGCCTGGGCGCGGGCTTCGCCCGGCGCGACGTGCAGGAGGGCATCGAGCGCATGACGCCGGTGGCCGGCCGCATGGAGCGCGTGGAGAACTACGGCCCGGGCGGGGCGCCCGCGGTGCTGGTGGACTACGCGCACACCGACGACGCGCTCAAGCGCGCGCTGGAGGCCTCGCGCTCGCTGGCCAAGGGCCGTGTCATCACGGTCTTCGGCTGCGGTGGAGACCGGGACAAGGGCAAGCGTCCGCTGATGGGCGCGGTGGCGGCGGAGGCCGCGGACCTGGCCATCGTCACCAGCGACAACCCGCGCACCGAGGACCCGGAGGAGATCATCTCCCAGGTGACGCCGGGCCTGGAGAAGGGCGGCCTGCGCCGCATCTCCGCGGGCAAGGCCAAGAGCGGTGAGAAGGGCTACCTGGTGGACCCGGACCGCCGCGCGGCGATTGAGCAGGCCATCAACCTGGCGAGCGCGGACGACGTCGTCCTCATCGCCGGCAAGGGCCACGAGACGTACCAGCAGGTGGGCGCGGAGAAGCACACCTTCGACGACCGCCAGGTGGCCGCGAAGGCGCTGGCCAACCGCACTCCGGCCACTCCGGGCACTCCGGCCTAG